Proteins from one Xanthomonas vesicatoria ATCC 35937 genomic window:
- a CDS encoding ATP-dependent helicase, which translates to MSRRFTDEQIAVANHVTGHALVSAVAGAGKTTTLVERCRRLIATGIPESQILCLQYNKEAQLDFSSRLTRRMGTSVIPHVKTYHAFCLAMWKQLEQQGHVGRTLQPKDSASAEDAMMRQALKDQAGKGVYVSQEQFEMLNSLKTLTKSCFDTPGTVYDRTDMPYEARTLIVGAYIRFENERLRRRLRFFDDQIYDTAVTLRGNPELWSLFRGRYQQIQVDEFQDISEVQMSILEGITGPDTTVVVVGDADQAIYSWRGSKVAYIVHEFAARFTPCTRFAMSRTFRFGDELALFANHIVVNNKERDDKISIAEEGNPNTLVELTYPVKGRNAFIINLLQERMANGSLSDAAMLCRNYSHSVPLQMEMLMSGIPFFVYGREATLYNPEIGCLVGAMAMAADHWPFPTRSIPRFIQAMMVAPTVFVSNAVTQMLTVNAMEVFEDQGSQAVGKGMLQAVKQIASIVTQHEMERLKTGLPMLKDRASFMEMLCAGGMRSLRPGQVIDTYIQYTNLIDSLLKHSRTREDGEEKVRNVQAMRAAAEGFETLTAFLDELGPMAAHEKDKPPKHPHVRIQSVHSSKGAEFPLVILPSWNAGVVPANSPLDAEEERRLAYVAVTRAKHHLVIQHAEDPMLTGWIEQYEDFPPANDGIRRASPYLFEGELGISMRVAEAVRDGVQDCITLRSPRVAQRYIEAKGMAGLIRIETLPHLAALSAGRPLTDISALAPGAQIWSRGRGTCEVIGRVGTSPAFHIRLADGSTAYEVLTEGGDWMVL; encoded by the coding sequence ATGAGCCGACGATTCACGGACGAACAGATTGCCGTAGCAAACCACGTCACCGGGCACGCACTGGTGTCTGCGGTTGCCGGCGCCGGGAAGACCACCACCTTGGTGGAGCGCTGCCGGCGGCTGATCGCCACCGGCATTCCTGAAAGCCAGATTCTCTGCCTGCAGTACAACAAGGAAGCCCAGCTTGATTTCAGCAGCCGCCTGACCAGGCGCATGGGCACTTCCGTCATCCCCCACGTCAAGACGTACCATGCGTTCTGCTTGGCAATGTGGAAGCAGCTTGAGCAGCAGGGCCATGTCGGCAGGACCCTTCAGCCAAAGGATTCAGCCTCGGCTGAAGACGCGATGATGCGGCAAGCCCTGAAAGACCAAGCGGGCAAGGGCGTCTACGTCTCCCAGGAGCAGTTCGAGATGCTGAACTCGCTCAAGACTCTGACTAAGAGCTGCTTTGACACACCCGGTACTGTTTACGATCGCACCGACATGCCATACGAGGCCCGTACGTTGATTGTGGGTGCGTATATCAGGTTCGAGAATGAGCGTCTCCGCAGGCGCCTGCGTTTCTTCGATGACCAAATCTACGACACTGCCGTGACGTTGCGCGGTAACCCTGAGCTGTGGAGCCTGTTCCGCGGACGCTACCAGCAAATCCAGGTGGACGAGTTCCAGGACATCTCAGAAGTTCAGATGAGCATCCTCGAAGGAATCACAGGTCCGGACACGACCGTGGTGGTGGTCGGCGATGCCGATCAGGCGATCTACTCTTGGCGCGGCAGCAAGGTTGCTTACATCGTGCACGAATTCGCCGCGCGTTTTACTCCGTGCACTCGCTTCGCTATGTCACGAACCTTCCGATTCGGTGACGAATTGGCGCTGTTCGCCAATCATATCGTGGTCAACAACAAAGAGCGCGACGACAAGATCAGTATTGCTGAGGAAGGCAATCCCAACACGCTGGTCGAACTGACATACCCGGTGAAGGGGCGCAACGCCTTCATCATCAACTTGTTGCAGGAGCGCATGGCCAACGGTTCGCTGAGCGATGCCGCCATGTTGTGCCGCAACTATAGTCATTCGGTCCCTCTGCAGATGGAGATGCTGATGTCCGGCATCCCCTTCTTCGTCTATGGCCGTGAAGCAACGCTCTACAATCCTGAGATTGGCTGCTTGGTGGGCGCCATGGCAATGGCCGCCGACCATTGGCCTTTCCCTACGCGAAGCATTCCGCGGTTCATTCAGGCCATGATGGTCGCTCCTACGGTGTTTGTGTCGAATGCCGTGACCCAGATGCTCACCGTCAACGCGATGGAGGTCTTCGAAGATCAAGGCTCGCAGGCAGTGGGGAAGGGCATGCTGCAGGCCGTGAAGCAAATTGCTTCGATCGTCACGCAGCACGAAATGGAGCGCTTGAAAACGGGCCTGCCAATGCTGAAGGACCGGGCAAGCTTCATGGAGATGCTCTGTGCCGGTGGCATGCGGTCATTGCGCCCTGGCCAAGTGATCGACACCTACATCCAGTACACCAACCTGATCGACTCTCTGCTCAAGCACTCACGCACTCGCGAAGATGGCGAGGAGAAGGTCCGGAATGTACAGGCGATGCGAGCTGCCGCTGAGGGCTTCGAGACGCTGACCGCGTTCTTGGATGAACTGGGACCAATGGCCGCTCACGAAAAGGACAAGCCGCCCAAGCATCCACACGTGCGCATTCAATCAGTCCATTCAAGCAAGGGTGCCGAGTTCCCACTGGTTATCCTTCCCAGCTGGAACGCCGGCGTCGTTCCAGCTAACTCGCCCCTGGACGCGGAGGAGGAGCGCCGGCTCGCCTACGTTGCCGTGACCCGTGCCAAGCACCACCTGGTGATCCAGCACGCAGAGGATCCGATGCTCACCGGCTGGATCGAGCAATACGAGGACTTTCCCCCCGCCAACGACGGCATTCGCCGCGCCAGTCCCTACCTGTTTGAGGGCGAGCTTGGGATCTCGATGCGTGTAGCCGAGGCGGTGCGCGACGGTGTGCAGGACTGCATCACCCTCCGAAGCCCGCGTGTCGCCCAACGCTACATCGAGGCAAAGGGGATGGCAGGCCTGATTCGCATCGAAACTCTTCCTCACCTGGCGGCCCTCAGCGCAGGTAGGCCACTCACCGACATTTCCGCCCTTGCCCCGGGCGCTCAAATCTGGAGCCGCGGCCGAGGCACCTGCGAAGTGATCGGTCGCGTGGGGACATCTCCTGCGTTCCACATCCGACTGGCCGATGGCAGCACGGCGTACGAAGTGCTTACCGAGGGTGGCGACTGGATGGTGCTTTAA
- a CDS encoding protein-disulfide reductase DsbD N-terminal domain-containing protein, producing MQRIALLLAMLASAPLALAAYDEPLSAAQAFRPTLSAYDANTLVISFQIPEGYYLYRDRLSIIDTEGFQLTSYQIGGTKVIDDPVAGREEVLDAGSRVVVRGMSTDQASRVRLRLKMQGCLKDQLCYPAEVRTLTTR from the coding sequence ATGCAACGCATTGCCCTCCTCCTCGCGATGCTGGCCAGCGCGCCCCTCGCCCTGGCTGCCTACGACGAGCCCCTTTCGGCCGCCCAGGCCTTCCGCCCGACCCTCTCGGCCTACGACGCGAACACCTTAGTCATCTCGTTCCAGATTCCGGAGGGGTACTACCTCTATCGTGACCGCTTGTCGATTATCGACACGGAGGGTTTTCAGCTGACAAGCTACCAGATCGGCGGCACCAAGGTGATTGATGATCCGGTCGCTGGGCGTGAGGAGGTGCTTGATGCCGGTAGCCGCGTTGTCGTTCGCGGCATGTCGACTGACCAGGCCTCTAGGGTGCGGCTACGGCTCAAGATGCAGGGCTGCCTGAAGGACCAACTCTGCTATCCGGCTGAGGTGCGAACACTCACGACACGATGA
- a CDS encoding vWA domain-containing protein, with translation MDKNQCRTILRTALTGGALDPKNAVRSAMATLGGMPIALTGLASATGCQVHVVYGASDCGSTDGKVIKLMNLPIPDNKNDIDTLLLMSSLAYGLGYHELGHVSESDFSVLAHLKSVTPLVDSLFGIIEDVRMENAFIGKWPNTRKFLDSLTQSLYLMDRYTHVTAEATPMGALTGYLLYRLYCDYRGDVGTKELALEAYATCESKFSKGFMTRLDAMLPQLDQLSCTADSLTMARNIAKFIEKAKEEVEQQRRPSQQPSGAADQMGQQGQGDHLPQDGHGASEGSGDSQDQQDAQDDQQGASEGSSSDQGKKGGASKGKSNRPDLGNTGNDEICPGDGAGGGDNTVLAALQSILDPSNTDKRAGERSDAIKDALAQVVNQVAPRSRGELKIDSPAMHVNVSNVTTSINTNANPDCDMGAALAVTSPLRRSFRRNMEAISAAEVSIHRRGRRMSTSHIHRVAVGDSRVFKSVSEEIALDTAVVLGLDASSSMSGSKIKLTCEAVYASAVALEGIEGVTCGAFTFPRNNIILPFGRKAKHVPGHFQLHASGGTPMDDGVYLGIRMLQAQRKPRKVMILTTDGEPNSDRVESTKAAVEYALSLGIEVAVMGTYGARNVCGFENWVDLTDISQLPEVVTQLFGRKLMRAA, from the coding sequence ATGGACAAGAATCAATGCAGGACCATCCTTCGCACCGCCCTTACGGGCGGTGCGTTGGATCCCAAAAATGCAGTTCGCTCCGCAATGGCAACGCTGGGCGGCATGCCCATTGCACTGACGGGCCTGGCTTCGGCCACGGGATGCCAGGTGCATGTGGTTTACGGTGCAAGCGATTGCGGTTCCACTGACGGCAAGGTCATCAAACTGATGAACCTGCCGATTCCGGACAACAAGAACGACATCGACACGCTTTTGCTGATGTCGTCGCTTGCATACGGGCTGGGGTACCACGAACTGGGGCATGTATCAGAATCGGATTTCTCGGTTCTGGCGCATCTCAAGAGCGTGACCCCTTTGGTGGACTCGCTGTTTGGGATCATCGAAGACGTGCGCATGGAGAATGCGTTCATCGGAAAGTGGCCGAACACCCGAAAGTTCCTCGACAGTCTTACCCAATCGCTCTACCTGATGGATCGGTACACCCATGTGACGGCTGAAGCCACTCCCATGGGCGCACTCACCGGCTACCTGCTGTACCGGCTCTACTGCGACTATCGCGGGGACGTGGGCACGAAGGAGCTGGCCTTGGAGGCTTATGCGACTTGTGAGTCGAAGTTTTCCAAGGGGTTCATGACGCGTCTGGATGCAATGCTCCCGCAGCTGGACCAGCTCTCCTGTACCGCCGATTCGCTGACCATGGCCAGGAACATAGCCAAGTTCATCGAGAAGGCCAAGGAAGAGGTGGAGCAGCAGCGCCGGCCAAGCCAGCAACCCTCCGGGGCGGCTGACCAGATGGGACAGCAGGGGCAAGGCGATCACCTTCCGCAGGACGGACATGGTGCTTCTGAGGGCTCTGGCGATAGCCAGGACCAGCAGGATGCCCAGGACGACCAGCAGGGCGCCTCTGAAGGCTCTAGCAGTGACCAGGGTAAGAAGGGCGGCGCCAGTAAGGGCAAGAGCAACAGGCCTGACTTAGGGAACACGGGCAACGACGAAATCTGTCCCGGCGACGGGGCGGGTGGAGGCGATAACACGGTCTTGGCGGCACTCCAGTCCATTCTTGACCCTTCCAACACGGACAAGAGGGCCGGGGAACGATCAGATGCCATCAAGGATGCGCTGGCACAGGTGGTCAATCAGGTGGCACCCCGCTCGCGGGGTGAACTCAAGATCGACAGCCCAGCCATGCACGTCAACGTTTCTAACGTCACCACCTCCATCAATACGAATGCCAATCCGGATTGCGACATGGGTGCGGCCTTGGCTGTAACCAGTCCACTTCGACGCTCGTTCCGGCGGAACATGGAAGCCATTTCTGCAGCTGAAGTGAGCATCCACCGGCGCGGACGTCGAATGTCGACCTCACACATCCATCGTGTAGCTGTCGGCGATAGCCGGGTGTTCAAATCGGTCTCAGAAGAGATTGCACTGGACACCGCGGTCGTACTGGGCCTGGATGCATCCAGTTCGATGTCCGGAAGCAAGATCAAGCTAACGTGTGAGGCAGTCTATGCCTCGGCTGTGGCTCTGGAAGGAATTGAAGGCGTCACTTGTGGCGCGTTCACCTTCCCGCGCAACAACATCATCCTTCCATTCGGACGCAAGGCAAAGCATGTACCTGGTCATTTCCAGCTCCATGCATCTGGCGGCACGCCGATGGATGATGGTGTTTACCTGGGTATCCGGATGCTCCAAGCGCAGCGCAAGCCACGCAAGGTGATGATCCTGACTACCGACGGTGAACCCAATAGCGATCGCGTTGAATCCACCAAGGCAGCCGTTGAGTACGCCTTGAGCCTGGGTATCGAAGTTGCAGTGATGGGCACCTATGGTGCGCGTAACGTCTGCGGTTTCGAGAACTGGGTTGATCTGACCGACATATCGCAACTCCCCGAGGTTGTTACACAGTTGTTTGGCCGCAAGTTGATGCGAGCGGCTTGA
- a CDS encoding DUF3150 domain-containing protein — MTISIKDSPISKLVMFSPQVSIWSGTLKIDRDLDYKDIASTLPPQQFASDGRKNLVDQKYLAGPRKLRKRLERLLKTEGFSLIGDCVAVNEDRAVTVLNELPKLEAEFIAEVDSFIAFLQSAYMEQVDKAPVEWKELLMKGRLTADEVRKRFAFKVGVFKITAPAENDADPINAHFANTIMVNATPRLMEDVAAEARDIFFNSFMVPVEPSNPKGKRRFKDSVTQATVKQVTRLVEKLSDYSFLDARVYPTVTSLRVILSSLPFTGPLNAQQTSTCSTVLRQLMDPETTLGIGEAFAANPNAPQLPTTPAQPTLFAGSTTAQPATYSDIPSVEPAVMVANQSLSQSRRQLFSQNI, encoded by the coding sequence ATGACCATCTCAATCAAAGACTCGCCCATCAGTAAGCTCGTGATGTTTTCACCCCAGGTTTCGATCTGGTCGGGAACCCTCAAGATCGACCGCGATCTGGACTACAAGGACATTGCATCCACCCTTCCGCCGCAGCAGTTCGCATCGGATGGCCGTAAGAACCTGGTGGACCAAAAGTACCTGGCAGGACCGCGGAAACTGCGTAAGCGCCTTGAGCGCTTGCTGAAGACCGAGGGTTTTTCACTGATCGGTGACTGCGTGGCAGTGAATGAGGATCGTGCTGTAACGGTACTCAACGAACTGCCGAAGCTGGAAGCAGAGTTCATTGCTGAGGTCGATTCATTCATCGCTTTCTTGCAGTCCGCTTATATGGAGCAGGTCGATAAAGCGCCTGTCGAATGGAAGGAACTCCTTATGAAGGGGCGCCTTACCGCCGATGAAGTGCGTAAGCGCTTTGCCTTCAAGGTGGGCGTCTTCAAAATCACCGCCCCTGCTGAGAACGATGCAGATCCCATCAATGCGCACTTCGCCAACACCATCATGGTGAATGCGACGCCGCGGCTGATGGAAGACGTAGCGGCCGAGGCTCGGGACATCTTCTTCAATTCGTTCATGGTTCCGGTGGAGCCCAGCAACCCGAAAGGGAAGCGTCGGTTCAAGGATTCAGTCACTCAGGCGACCGTCAAGCAAGTCACCCGACTTGTGGAAAAGCTGAGTGACTACTCCTTCTTGGATGCTCGCGTGTATCCGACCGTCACTTCTCTGCGCGTCATCCTTTCCAGTCTTCCGTTCACCGGTCCGCTCAATGCACAGCAGACCAGCACCTGCTCTACGGTGCTGCGTCAGCTGATGGATCCGGAAACGACACTTGGAATTGGCGAGGCTTTCGCGGCCAACCCCAACGCACCCCAGCTTCCCACTACCCCCGCCCAACCGACCCTTTTTGCAGGATCGACCACGGCGCAGCCTGCAACGTATTCCGACATCCCCTCGGTAGAGCCAGCCGTCATGGTGGCCAACCAGAGTCTGTCGCAATCACGCCGCCAGCTGTTCTCGCAAAACATCTGA
- a CDS encoding DUF7146 domain-containing protein, whose product MNRIRTAEEEQEYRRKQQHETRLLNETLKGRWDQVLPGLIPGLDLAVERGHQHHITCPFHGGVNDFRIFQDFADTGGAICSCGKWTDGWALLMHARRCTFFEAKKMLVEALGGRFDASNLPVRYVKAKDPDEVARKDAFNKKIVQQIWGDALPLTDDRSAPVRRWFYNRQLHEVRGPLNVLRCHPALEYFTERNVTHTGPAMVAMMTDINGRTCGLHRTWITNDGRKANVESVRRLTSSISTHPIEGSAVKFDTEPHPVLMIGEGIESSLAARAIAGYPTWSALNQNQMTKVEVPDYVQAVIVWADRDHNGVGQTAAAELVARLRKAGKKAVCVIPPFAPAPGEKTVDWNDVLRSLGLEEARKLPIVLQVLEPLRASLN is encoded by the coding sequence ATGAACCGCATTCGCACCGCAGAAGAAGAACAGGAATACCGGCGTAAGCAACAACACGAAACCAGACTGCTCAACGAAACACTGAAGGGCCGCTGGGACCAGGTGCTGCCGGGCCTCATTCCTGGCCTGGATCTGGCCGTGGAGAGAGGACACCAGCACCACATCACTTGCCCGTTTCACGGCGGTGTCAACGATTTCCGTATTTTTCAGGATTTCGCTGACACTGGCGGCGCCATTTGCTCTTGTGGCAAATGGACTGACGGATGGGCATTGTTGATGCACGCCCGCCGGTGCACCTTCTTCGAAGCCAAGAAGATGCTGGTGGAGGCGCTTGGTGGTCGCTTCGACGCGTCGAACCTTCCGGTCCGATACGTGAAGGCCAAGGATCCTGACGAAGTTGCGCGGAAGGATGCTTTCAACAAGAAGATCGTTCAGCAGATCTGGGGCGATGCATTACCCCTGACCGATGACCGTTCTGCACCCGTTCGGCGCTGGTTCTACAACCGGCAGCTGCACGAAGTGCGTGGGCCGCTTAATGTGCTTCGCTGTCATCCTGCCCTGGAATATTTCACCGAACGCAATGTGACGCATACAGGGCCGGCCATGGTGGCGATGATGACGGACATCAACGGACGTACCTGTGGCTTGCACCGCACATGGATCACCAATGATGGGCGGAAGGCGAACGTCGAATCTGTACGTCGGCTTACATCCTCCATCTCTACCCACCCCATCGAAGGCAGTGCCGTCAAGTTCGACACCGAGCCTCATCCCGTTTTGATGATCGGGGAGGGCATCGAGTCGTCCTTGGCTGCCCGCGCCATTGCTGGTTACCCTACCTGGTCCGCGCTCAACCAGAACCAGATGACGAAAGTAGAGGTTCCCGACTACGTGCAGGCCGTAATTGTGTGGGCTGATCGAGACCACAACGGAGTCGGCCAAACCGCAGCGGCCGAACTTGTTGCCCGCCTCCGAAAAGCAGGCAAGAAGGCTGTCTGCGTCATACCGCCGTTCGCTCCCGCCCCTGGCGAGAAGACGGTTGACTGGAACGACGTCCTCCGGTCCCTCGGACTTGAGGAAGCTCGCAAGCTTCCGATCGTGCTACAGGTTCTCGAACCATTGCGCGCTTCACTAAACTAA